One window from the genome of Sphingomicrobium arenosum encodes:
- a CDS encoding cytochrome ubiquinol oxidase subunit I has protein sequence MFENADALLLARIQFAFTVSFHFFFPAVTIGLASFLAVLEGLWLKTGQQRYMDLFKYWLKIFAITFAMGVVSGIVMSYQFGTNWSVFSDKAGGVIGPLMAYEVLTAFFLEAGFLGVMLFGQKKVGKGLHFFATLMVALGTFVSAFWILSVNSWMQTPQGHLVNELGLFVPGDSWLPIIFNPSFPYRLAHTVTAAYLTTAFIVGAVGAWHLLKDKANVQARTMFSMAMWMAAIVAPIQIVLGDLHGLNTYEHQPVKVMAMEGHYDSHPDGAPLYLFGIPNEETQSLDYAIGIPKLSSLIIRHDPDAPMAGLDTIPDEDQPPVPIVFWAFRVMVGLGLLMAGLGLWSLVQRVRGKLYDSRLLHRAAVVMGPSGLIAVLAGWITTEVGRQPYTVYGLLRTADSASPLDAPAVAASLIAFVLVYFAVFGIGIWYIFKLMASPPHAGERGPAGSGEPPIRSAGITPGPTQNPTHEDTGEPLPEIGDEKEPA, from the coding sequence ATGTTCGAAAATGCCGACGCGCTGCTGCTGGCCCGCATCCAGTTCGCCTTCACCGTCAGCTTCCATTTCTTCTTCCCCGCCGTGACGATCGGGCTCGCCAGCTTTCTCGCCGTGCTCGAGGGCCTGTGGCTCAAGACCGGCCAGCAGCGCTACATGGACCTGTTCAAATATTGGCTGAAGATCTTCGCCATCACCTTCGCGATGGGCGTCGTCTCAGGCATCGTCATGTCCTACCAGTTCGGTACCAACTGGTCGGTCTTCTCCGACAAGGCGGGCGGGGTCATCGGGCCGCTCATGGCCTATGAAGTGCTGACCGCTTTCTTCCTCGAGGCGGGCTTCCTCGGCGTCATGCTGTTCGGCCAGAAAAAGGTCGGCAAGGGCCTCCATTTCTTCGCCACGCTGATGGTCGCTTTAGGCACCTTCGTCTCGGCCTTCTGGATCCTCTCGGTCAACAGCTGGATGCAGACCCCGCAGGGCCATCTCGTCAACGAACTCGGCCTGTTCGTGCCCGGCGACAGCTGGCTGCCGATCATCTTTAATCCCAGCTTCCCCTATCGCCTCGCCCATACGGTGACCGCCGCCTACCTCACCACCGCCTTCATCGTCGGTGCGGTCGGCGCTTGGCACCTCCTCAAGGACAAGGCCAACGTGCAGGCGCGCACCATGTTCTCGATGGCGATGTGGATGGCCGCGATCGTCGCGCCGATCCAGATCGTGCTGGGCGATCTCCACGGCCTCAACACCTACGAACACCAGCCGGTAAAGGTAATGGCGATGGAAGGCCATTACGACAGCCACCCGGACGGCGCCCCGCTCTACCTGTTCGGCATCCCTAACGAGGAAACGCAGAGCCTCGATTATGCCATCGGCATCCCCAAGCTCTCGAGCCTCATCATTCGTCACGATCCCGATGCGCCGATGGCCGGCCTCGATACGATTCCCGACGAGGACCAGCCGCCCGTTCCGATCGTCTTCTGGGCGTTTCGCGTGATGGTGGGGCTCGGCCTATTGATGGCGGGTCTCGGGCTCTGGAGCCTTGTCCAGCGCGTGCGGGGCAAGCTCTACGACAGCCGCCTGCTTCACCGCGCCGCCGTCGTCATGGGTCCCTCGGGCCTTATCGCCGTGCTCGCCGGCTGGATCACCACCGAAGTCGGCCGCCAGCCCTATACCGTCTACGGCCTGTTGCGCACCGCCGACAGCGCGAGCCCCTTGGACGCGCCCGCGGTCGCCGCCTCGCTCATCGCCTTCGTCCTCGTCTATTTCGCCGTCTTCGGCATCGGCATCTGGTACATTTTCAAGCTGATGGCCTCGCCCCCGCATGCCGGCGAGCGCGGCCCTGCCGGATCGGGCGAACCCCCGATCCGCTCGGCGGGCATCACCCCCGGACCGACGCAGAACCCGACGCATGAGGATACGGGAGAGCCGCTCCCCGAGATCGGCGACGAGAAGGAGCCCGCCTGA
- the cydB gene encoding cytochrome d ubiquinol oxidase subunit II, with protein MVDYNADLTTTWAIIIAFAVFMYVVMDGFDLGIGILFPLFGEGEERSQAMNAIAPVWDGNETWLVLGGGGLFAAFPLAYAIILPATYPLVIAMLLGLVFRGVAFEFRWRDPRHEKFWDFAFFGGSIIAALAQGMILGALLQGITVEGRNYAGGWLDWLTPYSMLTGVGVVAGYALLGSTFLAIKGEGRVEDHAFRLAKPAAFATLVMMIGVSAATPTLAGAYQDRWFSMPNIIFTAQVPLVTGILFFALQRSLRKRRTYRPFVIALGIFLMGMIGLGISMFPYVVPDSVTIWDAAAPEKSQLFMLVGVVIIMPIILAYTAWAYWVFRGKVGEGYH; from the coding sequence ATGGTCGACTATAACGCGGACCTTACCACCACCTGGGCGATCATCATCGCCTTCGCGGTCTTCATGTATGTCGTGATGGACGGCTTCGACCTCGGCATCGGCATCCTCTTCCCGCTGTTCGGCGAGGGCGAAGAGCGCAGCCAGGCAATGAACGCCATCGCGCCCGTGTGGGACGGTAACGAGACCTGGCTGGTGCTGGGCGGCGGCGGCCTCTTTGCCGCCTTCCCGCTCGCTTATGCGATCATCCTGCCCGCCACCTATCCCCTCGTCATCGCGATGCTGCTCGGGCTGGTTTTCCGCGGCGTCGCCTTCGAGTTCCGCTGGCGCGATCCCCGCCACGAGAAATTCTGGGACTTCGCCTTCTTCGGCGGCTCGATCATTGCGGCGCTCGCGCAGGGCATGATCCTCGGCGCGCTGCTCCAGGGCATCACCGTCGAGGGCCGCAACTATGCCGGCGGCTGGCTCGACTGGCTCACCCCCTATTCGATGCTGACCGGCGTCGGAGTGGTGGCGGGCTATGCCCTCCTCGGCTCGACCTTTCTTGCTATCAAGGGCGAGGGCCGCGTCGAGGACCATGCCTTCCGCCTCGCCAAACCCGCCGCCTTCGCCACCCTCGTCATGATGATCGGGGTCAGCGCGGCCACGCCCACCCTCGCGGGCGCCTATCAGGACCGCTGGTTCTCCATGCCCAATATCATCTTCACCGCGCAGGTGCCGCTCGTCACCGGGATTCTCTTCTTCGCGCTCCAGCGCTCCTTGCGCAAACGCCGCACCTACCGCCCCTTCGTCATCGCGCTCGGCATCTTCCTCATGGGCATGATCGGGCTCGGCATCTCGATGTTCCCCTATGTCGTGCCCGACAGCGTCACCATCTGGGATGCCGCCGCGCCCGAGAAGAGCCAGCTCTTCATGCTCGTCGGCGTCGTCATCATCATGCCGATCATCCTCGCCTACACCGCCTGGGCCTATTGGGTGTTCCGCGGCAAGGTCGGCGAGGGCTATCATTGA